The following are encoded in a window of Longimicrobium sp. genomic DNA:
- a CDS encoding sigma-54 dependent transcriptional regulator, producing the protein MNPTVFIIDDEADQVALVTAQLERGRRFVTKGFTRAEDALDEIRADPPDAVVCDLAMAGLDGIAFTERLREFDRTLPVIIVTTRGKEGDAELALEAGATDFVTKPIEPKALETRLRRAVEETPARELLSTVAQIKFDRHGIVGQHPLVQQVREFVDQVASVPQVTALLLGESGTGKNMVARAIHGASQQSAFRFVEVNCAAIPGTLLEAELFGYEKGAFTDARQTKKGLVEVADGGTLFLDEIGSMPLELQAKLLTFLEGRVFRRIGSTVEQKVTVRVIAATNVDLAGEVRGGRFREDLYYRLNVASQVLPPLRLIKSDIPAIARHFVKRAAEYFAKPLPAIDSEGVRRLQAYDWPGNARELRNVIERSMIFSRDHVLQIPELSGTPGREEDHNAIPVPRGLTLDEVERMYIEATLREVGGSINEAARQLGVSRKVLWQRRKRHGITEKAA; encoded by the coding sequence GTGAATCCGACCGTCTTCATCATCGACGACGAAGCCGACCAGGTGGCGCTGGTCACCGCGCAGCTGGAGCGCGGGCGGCGCTTCGTCACCAAGGGCTTCACCCGCGCCGAGGACGCGCTCGACGAGATCCGCGCCGACCCGCCCGACGCCGTGGTGTGCGACCTGGCCATGGCCGGCCTCGACGGCATCGCCTTCACCGAGCGGCTGCGCGAGTTCGACCGCACCCTCCCCGTCATCATCGTCACCACCCGCGGCAAGGAGGGCGACGCCGAGCTGGCGCTAGAGGCCGGCGCCACCGACTTCGTCACCAAGCCCATCGAGCCCAAGGCGCTGGAGACGCGCCTCCGCCGCGCGGTGGAGGAGACGCCCGCGCGCGAGCTGCTGTCCACCGTCGCGCAGATCAAGTTCGACCGGCATGGGATCGTGGGACAGCACCCGCTGGTGCAGCAGGTGCGCGAGTTCGTGGACCAGGTGGCCTCCGTTCCCCAGGTCACCGCGCTGCTGCTGGGCGAGAGCGGCACGGGAAAGAACATGGTGGCGCGCGCCATCCACGGCGCCAGCCAGCAGTCCGCCTTCCGCTTCGTGGAGGTCAACTGCGCCGCCATCCCCGGCACCCTGCTCGAGGCGGAGCTCTTCGGCTACGAGAAGGGCGCGTTCACCGACGCGCGGCAGACCAAGAAGGGGCTGGTGGAGGTGGCCGACGGCGGCACCCTCTTCCTCGACGAGATCGGGTCGATGCCGCTGGAGCTGCAGGCCAAGCTGCTGACCTTCCTCGAAGGCCGCGTCTTCCGGCGCATCGGCTCGACGGTGGAGCAGAAGGTCACCGTGCGCGTGATCGCGGCCACCAACGTGGACCTGGCGGGCGAGGTGCGCGGCGGCCGCTTCCGCGAAGATCTGTACTACCGCCTGAACGTGGCCAGCCAGGTGCTGCCGCCGCTGCGGCTGATCAAGAGCGACATTCCCGCCATCGCGCGGCACTTCGTGAAGCGCGCGGCCGAGTACTTCGCCAAGCCGCTGCCGGCCATCGACAGCGAGGGCGTGCGCCGGCTGCAGGCCTACGACTGGCCCGGGAACGCGCGCGAGCTGCGCAACGTGATCGAGCGCTCGATGATCTTCTCGCGCGACCACGTGCTGCAGATCCCCGAGCTCAGCGGCACGCCCGGGCGCGAGGAGGATCACAACGCCATCCCCGTCCCGCGCGGGCTGACGCTGGACGAGGTGGAGCGGATGTACATCGAGGCCACGCTGCGCGAGGTGGGCGGCAGCATCAACGAGGCGGCGCGCCAGCTCGGGGTCTCGCGCAAGGTCCTGTGGCAGCGCCGCAAGCGCCACGGCATCACCGAGAAAGCCGCGTAG
- the trmFO gene encoding methylenetetrahydrofolate--tRNA-(uracil(54)-C(5))-methyltransferase (FADH(2)-oxidizing) TrmFO, whose product MAEVTVVGGGLSGSEAAYQLAERGHDVTLHEMRPVRGTPAHQTDRLGEIVCSNTFKSEDPQNAHGLLKLEMDALGAGGSLLLACARESRIPGGTALTVDRIEFAQRMTAAIEAHPRIRVARGEVEELPTGPAVVATGPLTSDALSLSIRRALGSDHGLAFFDAIAPVVSDESLDHDRLFAASRWGKGEGDDYLNAPMDKEQYEAFVEALRTGEEYAGHDWENVPYFEGCLPIEVMAHRGVDTLRFGPMKPVGLPVPQWGGRQAWAVIQLRREDRAGQMWNLVGFQTRLKIPEQKRIFRTIPGLENAEFLRWGSIHRNTYLNFPAALSPHGSLRDRPELIFAGQITGVEGYTESTAVGILAAANLDRVVRGLDPVIPPPTTMLGGLMRYLRESDPSHFAPMNSNFGLLDPLEQTGKKMKKEIKRERLVERARADFSAWMDAHDLRVPEPAARG is encoded by the coding sequence ATGGCGGAAGTAACGGTCGTCGGCGGCGGGCTGTCGGGGTCGGAGGCGGCGTACCAGCTCGCGGAGCGCGGGCACGACGTGACGCTGCACGAGATGCGGCCCGTGCGCGGCACCCCCGCGCACCAGACCGACCGTCTCGGCGAGATCGTCTGCTCCAACACCTTCAAGAGCGAAGACCCGCAGAACGCGCACGGGCTGCTCAAGCTGGAGATGGACGCGCTGGGCGCCGGCGGCTCGCTCCTCCTGGCCTGCGCGCGCGAGAGCCGCATCCCCGGCGGCACCGCGCTCACCGTCGACCGCATCGAGTTCGCGCAGCGGATGACGGCGGCCATCGAGGCGCATCCCCGCATCCGCGTCGCCCGCGGCGAGGTGGAGGAGCTCCCCACCGGCCCCGCGGTCGTCGCCACCGGGCCGCTGACCTCGGACGCGCTCTCGCTCTCCATCCGCCGCGCGCTGGGGAGCGACCACGGGCTCGCCTTCTTCGACGCGATCGCCCCCGTCGTCTCCGACGAGTCGCTCGACCACGACCGGCTCTTCGCCGCGAGCCGCTGGGGGAAGGGCGAGGGCGACGACTACCTCAACGCGCCGATGGACAAGGAGCAGTACGAGGCCTTCGTCGAGGCGCTCCGAACGGGCGAGGAGTACGCCGGCCACGACTGGGAGAACGTCCCCTACTTCGAGGGGTGCCTGCCGATCGAGGTGATGGCGCACCGCGGGGTCGACACGCTGCGCTTCGGGCCGATGAAGCCGGTCGGCCTCCCCGTCCCCCAGTGGGGCGGGCGGCAGGCATGGGCGGTGATCCAGCTGCGCCGCGAGGACCGCGCGGGGCAGATGTGGAACCTGGTGGGCTTCCAGACGCGGCTGAAGATCCCCGAGCAGAAGCGCATATTCCGCACGATCCCGGGGCTGGAGAACGCCGAGTTCCTGCGCTGGGGCTCCATCCACCGCAACACCTACCTCAACTTCCCCGCGGCGCTGTCTCCCCACGGATCGCTCCGCGATCGCCCCGAGCTGATCTTCGCGGGGCAGATCACGGGCGTGGAAGGGTACACCGAGTCCACCGCCGTCGGCATCCTGGCGGCCGCGAACCTGGACCGTGTCGTCCGCGGGCTCGATCCCGTCATCCCCCCGCCCACCACCATGCTGGGCGGGCTGATGCGCTACCTGCGCGAGAGCGACCCGTCGCACTTCGCCCCCATGAACTCCAACTTCGGCCTCCTCGACCCGCTGGAGCAGACGGGAAAGAAGATGAAGAAGGAGATCAAGCGCGAGCGGCTGGTAGAGCGCGCCCGCGCCGACTTTTCCGCATGGATGGACGCGCACGACCTGCGCGTCCCCGAGCCCGCCGCGCGCGGATGA
- a CDS encoding GxxExxY protein gives MEEINVLTGVIVDTAYRVHSRLGPGLLESVYEAVLGRSLEQKGLSVERQKVVGFEFDGMRFDEGFRVDLLVDGRVIVELKSVENLAPVHSKQLLTYLRLLNLPVGLLINFGAPRLNEGLRRIANHAPN, from the coding sequence ATGGAAGAGATCAACGTCCTCACGGGAGTGATCGTCGATACGGCTTATCGAGTGCACAGCCGGCTTGGCCCCGGGCTGCTGGAGTCTGTTTACGAAGCGGTGCTGGGGCGTTCATTGGAACAGAAGGGGTTGTCGGTCGAGCGTCAGAAGGTAGTGGGATTCGAGTTCGACGGAATGCGATTCGACGAGGGGTTTCGAGTCGATCTGCTCGTCGATGGAAGGGTCATCGTCGAGTTGAAATCAGTCGAGAACCTAGCCCCCGTTCACAGCAAGCAGCTTCTCACCTATCTGCGGCTGCTCAATCTGCCAGTTGGGCTGTTGATCAACTTTGGCGCGCCTCGTCTAAACGAGGGGCTGCGTCGTATCGCCAACCACGCACCAAACTGA
- a CDS encoding aminotransferase class V-fold PLP-dependent enzyme, with translation MSPIPHPEVEAFRREFPILQTRTYLNSCSLGALGTRSMGYLGEYQALWNTLGASAWYELWMGRIDDLLDRVAWLWNARRPEVALSPSVSGALAAVSSAIDYSKRNRVVVAELDFPTLVYQWLARHDVEVVRVPSDDGIGVDPARFAELVDERTALVATSHVFYGTGFVQDLGPVAKAAKDAGALFLVDGYQACGQIPVDPRALGADVYVGGPLKWLLGGPGLAFLWVREELIDSLRPTVTSWFGAANQFEFRTDALEYRDDAGRFSLGTPAVPTVYTALGGLEVFAAAGLEKCLDRIRALTGHLVARLDAEGWEMKIARDPARRSAIVMVRHDDAPGAVGRLAERGIIVDYRGSYVRVSPHFYNTADENDAFVDALRTV, from the coding sequence ATGAGCCCGATCCCCCATCCCGAGGTCGAGGCCTTCCGCCGCGAGTTCCCCATCCTCCAGACGCGCACCTACCTCAACTCCTGCTCGCTCGGCGCGCTGGGCACGCGCTCGATGGGGTACCTGGGCGAGTACCAGGCGCTCTGGAACACCCTTGGCGCCAGCGCCTGGTACGAGCTGTGGATGGGGCGCATCGACGACCTGCTCGACCGCGTGGCCTGGCTCTGGAACGCGCGCCGCCCCGAGGTCGCCCTCTCCCCCAGCGTCTCCGGCGCGCTGGCGGCCGTCTCCTCGGCCATCGACTACTCGAAGCGCAACCGCGTGGTCGTCGCCGAGCTCGACTTCCCCACGCTCGTCTACCAGTGGCTCGCGCGGCACGACGTGGAGGTGGTGCGCGTCCCCAGCGACGACGGGATCGGCGTCGATCCCGCACGCTTCGCGGAGCTGGTGGACGAGCGCACGGCGCTGGTCGCCACCAGCCACGTCTTCTACGGCACCGGCTTCGTGCAGGACCTCGGGCCCGTCGCGAAGGCGGCTAAGGACGCGGGCGCGCTCTTCCTGGTCGACGGCTACCAGGCGTGCGGCCAGATCCCCGTCGACCCCCGCGCCCTCGGGGCCGACGTCTACGTCGGCGGGCCGCTCAAGTGGCTCCTGGGCGGCCCCGGGCTGGCCTTCCTCTGGGTGCGCGAGGAGCTGATCGACTCGCTCCGCCCCACCGTCACCTCGTGGTTCGGCGCGGCCAACCAGTTCGAGTTCCGCACCGACGCGCTGGAGTACCGCGACGACGCCGGGCGCTTCTCCCTCGGCACCCCCGCCGTCCCCACCGTCTACACCGCGCTGGGGGGACTGGAGGTCTTCGCCGCCGCCGGGCTGGAGAAGTGCCTCGACCGCATCCGGGCGCTCACCGGACACCTCGTGGCGCGGCTGGATGCCGAGGGGTGGGAGATGAAGATCGCCCGCGACCCCGCCCGCCGCTCGGCGATCGTCATGGTGCGCCACGACGACGCGCCCGGTGCGGTGGGACGCCTCGCCGAGCGGGGGATCATCGTCGACTACCGCGGCTCCTACGTCCGCGTGTCCCCCCACTTCTACAACACCGCGGACGAGAACGACGCGTTCGTGGACGCGCTGCGGACCGTCTGA
- the hslU gene encoding ATP-dependent protease ATPase subunit HslU, giving the protein MATNETEIPQAAPAQADGAQPAEGELQPWLDELTPRGIVAELDKYIVGQKEAKKAVAIALRNRWRRQRVDDELRDEIVPNNIIMIGPTGVGKTEIARRLARLAGAPFVKVEASKFTEVGYVGRDVESMVRDLVDAAVNMVRTDREDEVQEVAEQRVEERLLDLLIPPVDGDKPAPPREPAQPAGEQPRVFVAGPTGAVERREDAEVRERRERTREKFRQLLQDGKLEDREVEVEVTQSMPIENMMIPMGGGMDGGMDGNLMDMLQDMLPKKTKRRTVTVAEARRILLQDELDKLVNMDEVVNEALDRVEEMGIIFLDEIDKIAGDHGGAGPDVSREGVQRDLLPVVEGSTVGTKYGMVRTDHILFIAAGAFHVAKPSDLIPELQGRFPIRVELKSLTEADFVRILTEPKNALLTQYRALVAAEGATLEFSEDGVNEIARIAAQVNERMENIGARRLHTVLTTLLEDILFDLPELEAKEIRIDGETVRSRLKEIVEDEDLRKYIL; this is encoded by the coding sequence ATGGCGACGAACGAGACCGAGATCCCGCAGGCGGCGCCGGCGCAGGCCGACGGCGCGCAGCCCGCCGAGGGCGAGCTCCAGCCCTGGCTGGACGAGCTGACCCCGCGCGGCATCGTGGCCGAGCTGGACAAGTACATCGTGGGGCAGAAGGAGGCCAAGAAGGCCGTGGCCATCGCGCTGCGCAACCGCTGGCGCCGCCAGCGCGTGGACGACGAGCTGCGCGACGAGATCGTCCCCAACAACATCATCATGATCGGCCCCACCGGGGTGGGGAAGACGGAGATCGCGCGGCGCCTGGCCCGCCTGGCCGGCGCGCCGTTCGTGAAGGTGGAGGCCAGCAAGTTCACCGAGGTGGGCTACGTGGGCCGCGACGTGGAGTCGATGGTCCGCGACCTGGTGGACGCGGCGGTGAACATGGTGCGCACCGACCGCGAGGACGAGGTGCAGGAGGTGGCCGAGCAGCGCGTGGAGGAGCGGCTCCTCGACCTCCTCATCCCCCCCGTCGACGGCGACAAGCCCGCCCCGCCGCGGGAGCCCGCGCAGCCCGCCGGCGAGCAGCCGCGCGTCTTCGTGGCCGGCCCCACCGGCGCGGTGGAGCGCCGCGAGGACGCCGAGGTGCGCGAGCGGCGCGAGCGCACGCGCGAGAAGTTCCGCCAGCTGCTGCAGGACGGGAAGCTGGAGGACCGCGAGGTGGAGGTCGAGGTCACGCAGAGCATGCCCATCGAGAACATGATGATCCCGATGGGCGGGGGGATGGACGGTGGCATGGACGGCAACCTGATGGACATGCTGCAGGACATGCTGCCCAAGAAGACCAAGCGCCGCACCGTCACCGTCGCCGAGGCGCGCCGCATCCTGCTGCAGGACGAGCTCGACAAGCTCGTGAACATGGACGAGGTGGTGAACGAGGCGCTCGACCGCGTGGAGGAGATGGGGATCATCTTCCTCGACGAGATCGACAAGATCGCGGGCGACCACGGCGGCGCCGGCCCCGACGTCTCGCGCGAGGGCGTCCAGCGCGACCTCCTCCCCGTGGTCGAGGGCTCGACGGTGGGGACGAAGTACGGGATGGTGCGGACGGACCACATCCTGTTCATCGCGGCGGGCGCGTTCCACGTGGCCAAGCCGAGCGACCTGATCCCCGAGCTGCAGGGCCGCTTCCCGATCCGGGTGGAGCTGAAGTCGCTCACCGAGGCGGACTTCGTGCGCATCCTGACCGAGCCCAAGAACGCGCTGCTGACGCAGTATCGCGCGCTGGTGGCGGCCGAGGGGGCCACGCTGGAGTTCTCGGAAGACGGGGTGAACGAGATCGCCCGCATCGCCGCGCAGGTGAACGAGCGGATGGAGAACATCGGCGCGCGCCGGCTGCACACCGTGCTGACGACGCTGCTGGAGGACATCCTCTTCGACCTCCCCGAGCTGGAGGCGAAGGAGATCCGCATCGACGGCGAGACGGTGCGCAGCCGCCTGAAGGAGATCGTGGAGGACGAGGACCTGCGGAAGTACATCCTCTGA
- a CDS encoding carboxymuconolactone decarboxylase family protein, which produces MANSLEEFRRFRERMNTRILEAGNLEIKRFFALDTRCYEPGALDAKTKELLGLVASMVLRCDDCITYHIVRCREEGVSDDEFFEAFNVGLVVGGSIVIPHLRRAVDTLDQLNAQVARDDAASAELTEGADEVGA; this is translated from the coding sequence ATGGCGAACAGCCTGGAGGAGTTCCGCCGCTTCCGCGAGCGCATGAACACGCGCATCCTCGAAGCCGGCAACCTGGAGATCAAGCGCTTCTTCGCGCTCGACACGCGGTGCTACGAGCCCGGCGCCCTCGACGCGAAGACCAAGGAGCTGCTCGGCCTCGTCGCGTCGATGGTGCTGCGCTGCGACGACTGCATCACCTACCACATCGTCCGCTGCCGCGAGGAGGGCGTCTCCGACGACGAGTTCTTCGAGGCCTTCAACGTCGGGCTGGTCGTCGGCGGCTCCATCGTCATCCCGCACCTGCGCCGCGCGGTCGACACCCTCGACCAGCTCAACGCCCAGGTTGCCCGGGACGACGCGGCCTCCGCCGAGCTCACCGAGGGCGCGGACGAGGTCGGCGCATGA
- a CDS encoding tyrosine recombinase XerC, whose translation MSDALDALAQYPHHDEVDDFLRYVAHERQLSPQTVRAYTDDLGELERFLDRYYGGEEWTWAGVDRLAIRSFMGDCATRRGLAKSSIARKLSAVRSFYRFLHVEERVDANPAKAVRTPKRERHLPGFLTREQMDAIFADAEVRAGDGGFHGMRNLAIVELFYSTGMRLSELQGLNVDDLDLVSERARVMGKGRKERIVPIGRMAVRALRHYYEGRTLVLGQSTRGDRRAVFLGQTGKRLTVRAIQNIVKAFLKQVGDEHGLSTHSLRHTFATHMLDGGADLMAVKELLGHASLSTTQIYTHTSKERLKQVYRQAHPRA comes from the coding sequence ATGAGCGACGCGCTCGACGCCCTGGCGCAGTATCCCCACCACGACGAGGTGGACGACTTCCTGCGCTACGTGGCCCACGAGCGGCAGCTCTCGCCGCAGACGGTGCGCGCGTACACCGACGACCTGGGCGAGCTGGAGCGCTTCCTCGACCGCTACTACGGCGGCGAGGAATGGACCTGGGCGGGGGTCGACCGGCTGGCCATCCGCAGCTTCATGGGCGACTGCGCCACCCGGCGGGGACTCGCGAAGAGCAGCATCGCCCGCAAGCTCTCCGCGGTGCGCTCCTTCTACCGCTTCCTGCACGTCGAGGAGCGCGTCGACGCCAATCCCGCGAAGGCCGTCCGCACGCCGAAGCGCGAGCGCCACCTCCCCGGCTTCCTGACGCGCGAGCAGATGGACGCCATCTTCGCCGACGCCGAGGTGCGCGCGGGCGACGGCGGCTTCCACGGGATGCGCAACCTGGCCATCGTCGAGCTCTTCTACTCCACGGGGATGCGGCTCAGCGAGCTGCAGGGGCTGAACGTGGACGACCTGGACCTGGTCAGCGAGCGCGCGCGGGTGATGGGGAAGGGGCGCAAGGAGCGCATCGTGCCGATCGGGCGGATGGCGGTGCGCGCGCTGCGGCACTACTACGAGGGCCGCACGCTCGTCCTCGGCCAGTCCACGCGCGGCGACCGGCGCGCGGTGTTCCTCGGGCAGACGGGGAAGCGCCTGACCGTCCGCGCGATCCAGAACATCGTCAAGGCGTTCCTCAAGCAGGTGGGCGACGAGCACGGCCTGTCGACGCACTCGCTCCGCCACACCTTCGCCACCCACATGCTCGACGGCGGCGCGGACCTGATGGCGGTGAAGGAGCTGCTCGGCCACGCCAGCCTCTCCACCACGCAGATCTACACGCACACGTCGAAGGAGCGCCTGAAGCAGGTCTATCGCCAGGCGCACCCGCGGGCGTAG
- the hslV gene encoding ATP-dependent protease subunit HslV: MSIQKWHATTILAVRRDGKVALGGDGQVTTGDIVAKSSAVKVRKLRDGRILAGFAGSVADAFTLFEKFEEKLERFPGNLSKAAVELAKEWRSDRYLRRLEALLAVADRQHTYMISGTGDVIEPDDDIVAIGSGGAYALAAARALKEHSTLTAPEIVRRGLEIAGEICIYTNTNITVLELE; the protein is encoded by the coding sequence ATGAGCATCCAGAAGTGGCACGCCACCACCATCCTGGCCGTCCGCCGCGACGGCAAGGTGGCGCTGGGCGGCGACGGGCAGGTGACCACCGGCGACATCGTGGCCAAGAGCAGCGCCGTGAAGGTGCGCAAGCTGCGCGACGGGCGGATCCTGGCCGGGTTCGCGGGGTCGGTGGCCGACGCCTTCACCCTGTTCGAGAAGTTCGAGGAGAAGCTGGAGCGCTTCCCCGGCAACCTCTCCAAGGCGGCCGTCGAGCTCGCGAAGGAGTGGCGGAGCGACCGCTACCTGCGCCGGCTCGAGGCGCTGCTGGCGGTGGCCGACCGCCAGCACACCTACATGATCTCCGGCACCGGCGACGTGATCGAGCCCGACGACGACATCGTGGCGATCGGCTCGGGGGGCGCGTACGCGCTGGCGGCGGCGCGCGCGCTCAAGGAGCACTCCACCCTCACCGCGCCCGAGATCGTGCGCCGCGGGCTGGAGATCGCCGGCGAGATCTGCATCTACACGAACACCAACATCACCGTGCTGGAGCTGGAGTGA
- the topA gene encoding type I DNA topoisomerase, with amino-acid sequence MADKTKRTRLVVVESPTKAKTIRSFLPSGYRVAASMGHVRDLPESASDIPPTLKGKEWARLGVNVDNDFEPVYVIPGGKKKVVAELRQLLKDADELVVATDEDREGESIGWHLVEVLKPRVPCSRIVFHEITPEAIREALEHPRRIDDDLVRAQETRRILDRLVGYTVSPLLWKKIATGLSAGRVQSVAVRLLVVRERERRAFHSAVYWDLKAALEKGEAGFSAMLQSVGGKRVASGRDFDENTGRLKTRDVVLLGRDEANALCDRLRAAPWKVVETEEKPSIRRPYPPFTTSTLQQEANRKLRLSSRDTMRVAQRLYEEGFITYMRTDSVHLSDQAMKAARTRIRALYGEEYLSPTPRQFTTTSKGAQEAHEAIRPAGTEMRTPEETGLKGIEAALYDLIWKRTVASQMADARQTHLTALIEAADAVFRASGKRIDFPGFFRAYVEGTDDPDAALEDREEPLPRLARGDAVSLRALEALKHETQPPARYTEATLVKTLEAEGIGRPSTYASIIGTIIDRGYVERASNQLVPTFTAFAVTALLERHFHHLVDTRFTARMEEQLDEIAEGGADWLPYLRDFFFGPEGLGELVQKGEQEIDPREASTVHLEGLPARVRIGRFGPFVEREEGEGTVTASLPEGIAPADLSEEQVERLVRAKTEGPENLGLDPETGKPVLLLEGRFGPYVQLGEATEEEKKPKRASLPKGMNPADVKLELALRWLSLPRTLGKHPEDGEEVRAGIGRFGPFVVHGNEFRSLEKTDDVYTVGLDRALELLSKPKGGRGQRKSPEPLRTLGAHPADGEPVTLWEGRYGPYVKHGDVNASLPKGVSPDTFTLEQAVPLLAERAASGKPARGRRGAKRGASTTRTAGRGTKTAADTKAPAAKKSAAAKPKSKTAASAKKAAAKKPAVRGKAK; translated from the coding sequence GCCAAGACCATCCGCAGCTTCCTGCCGTCCGGCTACCGCGTGGCCGCGTCGATGGGCCACGTGCGCGACCTCCCCGAGAGCGCCAGCGACATCCCGCCGACGCTGAAGGGGAAGGAGTGGGCGCGGCTGGGCGTGAACGTCGACAACGACTTCGAGCCGGTCTACGTGATCCCCGGCGGGAAGAAGAAGGTCGTCGCCGAGCTCAGGCAGCTGCTCAAGGACGCCGACGAGCTCGTGGTCGCCACCGACGAAGACCGCGAGGGCGAGAGCATCGGCTGGCACCTGGTGGAGGTGTTGAAGCCCAGGGTGCCGTGCTCGCGGATCGTCTTCCACGAGATCACCCCCGAGGCCATCCGCGAGGCGCTGGAGCATCCCCGCCGCATCGACGACGACCTGGTGCGCGCGCAGGAGACGCGGCGCATCCTCGACCGTCTCGTCGGCTACACCGTCAGCCCGCTGCTCTGGAAGAAGATCGCCACCGGGCTCTCCGCGGGCCGCGTGCAGTCGGTCGCCGTGCGCCTGCTCGTGGTGCGGGAGCGGGAGCGGCGCGCGTTCCACTCCGCCGTCTACTGGGACCTGAAGGCGGCGCTGGAGAAGGGCGAGGCCGGCTTCTCGGCGATGCTGCAGTCCGTCGGCGGCAAGCGCGTGGCGTCGGGGCGGGACTTCGACGAGAACACCGGACGGCTGAAGACCCGCGACGTGGTCCTCCTGGGCCGCGACGAGGCGAACGCGCTCTGCGACCGGCTGCGCGCCGCGCCGTGGAAGGTGGTGGAGACGGAGGAGAAGCCGTCCATCCGCCGTCCCTATCCCCCGTTCACCACCTCGACGCTGCAGCAGGAGGCCAACCGCAAGCTCCGCCTCTCGTCGCGCGACACCATGCGCGTGGCCCAGCGGCTGTACGAGGAAGGCTTCATCACCTACATGCGCACCGACTCGGTCCACCTCTCGGACCAGGCGATGAAGGCGGCGCGCACCCGCATCCGCGCCCTCTACGGCGAGGAGTACCTGAGCCCCACCCCGCGCCAGTTCACCACGACCTCGAAGGGGGCGCAGGAGGCGCACGAGGCCATCCGCCCCGCGGGGACGGAGATGCGGACCCCGGAGGAGACGGGGCTCAAGGGGATCGAGGCGGCGCTGTACGACCTGATCTGGAAGCGCACGGTGGCGTCGCAGATGGCGGATGCGCGGCAGACGCATCTCACCGCGCTAATCGAGGCGGCGGATGCGGTATTCCGCGCCAGCGGGAAGCGGATCGATTTCCCCGGCTTCTTCCGCGCGTACGTGGAGGGGACGGACGATCCCGACGCGGCGCTGGAGGACCGCGAGGAGCCGCTCCCGCGGCTGGCGCGCGGCGACGCCGTCTCCTTGCGCGCGCTGGAGGCGCTGAAGCACGAGACGCAGCCGCCCGCGCGCTACACCGAGGCCACGCTGGTGAAGACGCTGGAGGCGGAGGGGATCGGCCGCCCGAGCACGTACGCGTCGATCATCGGCACCATCATCGATCGCGGCTACGTGGAGCGCGCGTCGAACCAGCTGGTGCCCACCTTCACCGCTTTCGCGGTCACCGCGCTGCTCGAGCGCCACTTCCATCACCTGGTGGACACGCGCTTCACCGCGCGGATGGAGGAGCAGCTCGACGAGATCGCCGAGGGCGGGGCGGACTGGCTCCCCTATCTTCGCGACTTCTTCTTCGGCCCCGAGGGGCTGGGCGAGCTGGTGCAGAAGGGCGAGCAGGAGATCGACCCGCGCGAGGCGTCCACCGTCCATCTCGAAGGCCTCCCCGCCCGGGTCCGCATCGGCCGGTTCGGCCCGTTCGTGGAGCGCGAGGAGGGCGAGGGGACGGTGACCGCGTCGCTCCCGGAGGGGATCGCCCCGGCGGACCTGAGCGAGGAGCAGGTGGAGCGCCTGGTCCGCGCGAAGACGGAGGGGCCGGAGAACCTGGGACTCGACCCGGAGACGGGGAAGCCGGTGCTGCTGCTGGAGGGCCGCTTCGGCCCCTACGTCCAGCTCGGCGAGGCGACGGAGGAGGAGAAGAAGCCCAAGCGCGCCTCGCTGCCGAAGGGGATGAATCCCGCGGACGTGAAGCTGGAGCTGGCGCTGCGCTGGCTTTCGCTCCCGCGCACGCTCGGGAAGCATCCCGAGGACGGCGAGGAGGTGCGCGCGGGAATCGGGCGCTTCGGCCCGTTCGTGGTGCACGGCAACGAGTTCCGCTCGCTGGAGAAGACGGACGACGTCTACACCGTGGGCCTCGACCGCGCGCTGGAGCTGCTGTCGAAGCCCAAGGGCGGCCGCGGCCAGCGCAAGTCGCCCGAGCCGCTGCGCACGCTGGGCGCGCACCCGGCGGACGGCGAGCCGGTGACGCTGTGGGAGGGCCGCTACGGCCCCTACGTCAAGCACGGCGACGTGAACGCGTCTCTCCCCAAGGGTGTATCCCCCGACACGTTCACGCTGGAGCAGGCGGTGCCGCTCCTTGCCGAGCGCGCCGCCAGCGGCAAGCCCGCGCGCGGTAGACGGGGCGCCAAGCGCGGCGCGTCGACGACGCGCACCGCCGGGCGGGGGACGAAGACGGCGGCGGACACGAAGGCGCCGGCGGCGAAGAAGTCAGCGGCCGCCAAGCCGAAGTCGAAGACCGCTGCCAGCGCGAAGAAGGCGGCTGCGAAGAAGCCGGCAGTGCGGGGGAAGGCGAAGTAG